The Acutalibacter muris genomic sequence GCTGTGGGGGTTGTCAACACCAAAATTGTACGCCTTACAATTTCCTTAAATCTCCCCACCCCACCCCACCTTGACCTCCCCCCGCCCCTGCTGCTATACTAAAAGAAAAAGGGGGCGGCCGCAAATGCTGCTGGACACTTGGTCTTTTGTAAGGTACATCTTCACCGACCTCATCGGTTTCTGCTATTTTGTGCTGCCGGTGCTTCTTACCTTTGGGGTGCAGCTCCTGCTCTGCTTTAAGGCAAAGCGCGTTATTTTCAAGCTTCTCCCACTGTTCCTGGGGCCGCTGATAGTTGGGGCCTCCTACACTTCCCTATTCGCAGTGAGACACGATGTGGGCTTTGAGGTCCTTCTGGCCATGGGTATTGGTCTGCTGATACTGCTGGGCTCCGTGCTGGCCTGGCTGGTCTATGGGGGTATTCGCGGCGTATCAGGTATGCTTTCCAATAAATCGTCCCGGCCGAACCTATAGCTCCGCCCCATCAAAAAGGACGCTCTCCAGCCGAGAGCGTCCTTTTATTAACCAGATGATTTTTCTCAGACAAACTTTGCCGGATTGATCTTAACCCCAGGCCCCATAGTGGCGGCCACAGTGCAGCTACGCACATACTGGCCCTTGGCTGCGGCGGGCTTGGCCTTAACTATGGCGTCCATCAGCGCGTCAAAGTTTTCCGTCAGCTTCTCGGCACCAAAGCTCACCTTGCCGATGGGGCAGTGGATGATGTTGGTCTTATCAAGGCGGTACTCTATCTTACCGGCCTTTGCGTCCTGCACGGCCTTGGCGATGTCGGGGGTCACAGTGCCCGCCTTAGGGTTGGGCATAAGGCCCCTGGGGCCCAGCACTCGGCCAAGACGGCCCACAAGGCCCATCATGTCGGGGGAGGTGACTACCACGTCGAAGTCCATCCAGCCCTCGGACTGTATCTTCTGCACCATCTCCTCCGCACCGACGTAGTCGGCTCCGGCGGCTTGGGCGGCCTCGATGTTGTCGCCCTTGCAGATGGCCAGAACACGCACGTTCTTGCCGGTGCCGTTGGGCAGCACCACTGCCCCGCGCACCTGCTGGTCGGCGTGACGGCCGTCAACGCCCAGCTTCACATGCAGCTCAACGGTCTCGTCGAACTTGGTGGTGCCGGTCTTTACGCAGAGGTCCAGGGCCTCGGCGGTATCGTACAGCTTCTGACGGTCTATGAGCTTCGCGCTCTCTCTATACTTCTTACCATGTTTCATTTCCGCTTCCCCCTTCCCTTAGTCTTCCACTTCAACGCCCATGCTGCGGGCGGTGCCGGCTATCATGCTCATTGCGGCCTCAAGAGAGCCCGCGTTCAGGTCGGGCATCTTGGTCTCGGCTATCTTCTGGACCTGCTCTTTTGTGATCTTGGCGACCTTCTTCTTGTTGGGCTCGCCCGAGGCGGTCTCAATGCCGGCGGCCTTCTTGATAAGCACCGCGGCGGGGGGAGTCTTGGTGATGAAGGTGAAGGAGCGGTCGGCGTACACGGTGATGACCACGGGGATTATCATGCCCACGTCGTTCTTGGTGCGCTCGTTGAACTCCTTGGTGAATGCCATAATGTTCACGCCGTGCTGGCCCAGAGCCGGGCCCACAGGGGGGGCCGGAGTGGCTTTTCCGGCGGGGATCTGGAGCTTTATAAAGCCCGTTACCTTTTGTGCCATTGTCTTATAACCTCCAATATTGTGGTGCAAGCGGTGTCAGCATAAAAGATTTACTGATACCTCCCACTTTCGTAAAGGTTTTCCTCTGGAAAACCTTTATTTGCTTTGTAGTACATTTTTAGCCTTCGGCAAGGTCGTGGGGCGACTTCGCGCAGCGAACGTCAACTGCTCCCACACCCATAGTTATTGCGAAGCACAACTATTCCGCCTCTTGAAAAGGTGGACAAAACTTTCACCTTACACCAGCTCCGCCTGGTCCAGCTCCAACTCCACCGGGGTGTCGCGCCCGAACATGGACACCATCACCCGCACGCGGTTCTTGTCCAGCTCCAGCTCCTCGACAACGCCGATAAAGCCCTCTAATGGGCCGCCCACGATGCTCACCGCGTCGCCCACCTTATAGCTGACCTCGATCTCGTGCTTCTCTATGCCCAGATTGGCGACCTCCTGGTCCGTAAGAGGCACCGGCTTGCTGGACGGCCCAACGAACCCGGTACAGCCCCGGATGTTCCGCACGGCGTACCAGCTCTCGTCGGTCATCACCATCTTCACTATCACATAGCCCGGGAATATCTTGCGCTCGACCTCCTTGCGCCGGCCGTCGTCGGTGATCTCCGTCACCATCTCCGTGGGCACCCGGATTTCCTGTATCAGGTCCTCCATCTGGCGGTTCTCCACCGTTGTCTTCAGGTTGGACGCCACCTTGTTCTCATATCCCGAGTAGGTATGCACCACATACCATCTTGCTTCGTCCGCCATGGGTTCCCCTCCTGGAAATATTCTCGTGAAAGCTTAAAAAGTCCAAACGCATCTCGCGCATTTAAGCGGCCACGTTCATCACGAGCCCCAAAAGGTTCATGAAAGCCGTATCCAGTAAAAACACGAACAGGCCCAGCACGATAATCGTCACCAGCACCACGCCGGTGTTCTTAAAGGTGGCCTTGGGGCTGGGCCATACTATCTTCTTGATCTCGCCCCGGCAGTCCTTTACAAACTTTGTGACCTTGCGGCCGAAAGCGGCGATGGACTTGGGGTTCTGCTTTGCTTCGGGCTTCTTGCCCTTCTCGTTATCAGCCATCTGTCCCGCTCCTTACTTGGTTTCCCTGTGCAGGGTATGCTTCCGGCAGAACCGGCAGTATTTGTTCATCTCCAGCCTGTCGGGATCGTTCTTCTTGTTCTTCTTAGTAAGATAGTTTCTCTGCTTGCACTCTGTGCAGGCCAGCACGATCTTCACTCGCATTTTATCGGCACCTCCATATTATTTTAATCGGGCAAAGCGCTCTCTGCCCACACCGGGCCCTTTAGGCCGCAAGGCATAAAGGGCGATACTTGGAGCCTTCGGCCCCAACGTATTTGCCTCCCTCATAAGCGGGCACAAAAACAAAAGCCCCCACTCCGAGGTATATCCAGTATACCACCTTCCCCCGGGAATGTCAACCCCAAAGGGCGGTTTTATTTGCCCAGCCTTGCCTCCACCTTCTTGCCCGGCTTCTTTTTCTTCTCGGGCTTGATGTTCCTCCCGATAAGTCTTCTGGCGGGCTTTGCCACCTTTTTAAGCTCCTCCCCCATCAGGGTGAAAAGCTTGTCAAAGCTCTCCTTTGACAGGCCGTCTATCACCACATAGGTCACAATGGACCGAAGGTCCAGGTCGCCGCTCTTATACATATCCTCCAAAAGCTCCACCAACTTTTTGGCGGGCTCGCTGTCGGGATAATCCCTTATCAGGGACTCCATCTCCGGCAGGGCGTGCTGCTTTATAAATGTAATGTACCGCACCCGGCCGTACACTATTTTTTCTTCATTCAGCGGCCCTTTAAGGTCCGGGAACAGGCTCACAAGCCGGTTGACGAAGAACATGGGGTCCACGTTGCGGTCCTCGCCCTTTGCGCGCTTGCGCTGCTGCTGGACCATCTCCACCCGCTTTGGGCCCCGGATAATCTCCAGAAAGTCGTTTATTATGCTCTCCGCGTCGGAGCGGTCGCCGGAGTCCGCGTCGAAAAGCCAGGTGGACAGGGTCCGCCAATCGCCGGGCTTGCCGTCCTCCCCAAGGTTTGTGGAGCGCAGAAGAAAGCTCTTCTTTTTCCTGTCGTACAAAAGGCTGTAGGCCACCTGCTCCGCGGCAAAGATGGCGGCCTGACCCTCGGGATCCTCAAGGGGCTCCGGCTCTTTAAAGCCCTGATTTGCAAGCTCCGCCCCGAGGGCGGTCTGTATCAGCTGGAAAGGGTTAAAATCCAAATGAGATCAACTCCAAAAATCAATATGTCTTTCTATTATATCATATCCTGTGGGATTGTCAAATGTTTGCCCGCATTTTCTACGTGAAACTTTCTTAAAAAAAAGACTTGCCAATTTCGTCCGGATGTGTTATTATATATAAGCACTGAGGACCATTAGCTCAGTTGGTTAGAGCAACCGGCTCATAACCGGTCGGTCCGGGGTTCGAGTCCCTGATGGTCCACCAAAAGGAGACAAAAGCATTTTAGAGGCTTTTGTCTCCTTTTTTATGCTCCAAAATTCTATAGATGAACCAAAAAGCGTGGGATAACATCATAATCCACGCTTTTTGTGTTCTTATCAAAAAGGGAATGCTTGATAAGTCACTAATAATCGTGTTTAGTGGCGGAATAAAACAAAAGTAATTCCACTAACTTGTAGGTTCTACTTGAAAACACTCGAGCAACCCACTATAATGTAAGAAAGGAAGATACCCGTGAAGTTGTCCCCATTGGAATCAAAAATTTTTGGCAAGGTATGTTATGGCTTTCGGCGTGACAAGAACAAGCGGATAGAAATAGTTGAGCATGAGGCCGAAATCGTGCGGGAGATATTTTGCCTATGCCTGTCAGGAAACAGTTTGGAAAAAATCCAGGAGCATTTACGCAAGCAAGGTATTCCTTCTCCATCTGGAAGAGCGATGTGGAGCCGTGACGTGCTGAACAAGCTGTTAAACAATTATAAGTACACGTTTGGCATTATCGACCACGCTATTTACTTTGCTGTAGAGGAAATAAAATCGAGTCGGTGCAGAAACCCAAATCAAGATTCTGGGAGTAATTAAGTATTAAAAAACTATAATTGAACTACAAAATGATGCACCCGCATAATTGGTAGAATTAAGGAGAAAATATGGATATTAACAATACTGAAATTGTGACTAAAGTTGCTACAGGTTTAATAGAAGACGCAATCAAATGTTCATGGGAAAAGGTTAAGAAATGGTTTAAGGATATAGATGCTAAGGATTCCGTGCGATATGGCGATGCCTATGAGCAGTATTTGGATAATACATATCGAAAATATAGCAAAATCAAGACAATAATCTATCGTCGTTCTCCTAGAAATTTATATGACTTTTATGAATGCATAGGCGTACGGTATGAGGGAAAAACTATTGATACTAGCACCATTAATAACCTCTTAGAAATCGGGAAAAAAATAATTATTACCGGAACCGGAGGAACTGGGAAATCAATTCTTTTCAAGCATCTATATTTGGATACAATTATGTCAACAGGATATATTCCTGTTATGATTGAACTCAGAAGTTTTAATTCCTTTGAAATCAAATCTGGGGCTATAGAAGAAACCATTTATAATACACTAGTAGAGAATGGATTTCCTCTAGAACGTGAATACTATGAATACAGCATGAGAGAAGGTGGATATGTCATTTTATTAGATGGGTTTGACGAACTTAATAGAGATAAATCCACAAGACTTTCTTCTGAAATAAAAAGCTTATCAGATAAATATCGTGAAAATTGTTATCTGATCTCTTCTAGACCATCTGAACAGTTTATTGGGTGGAATGACTTTCTGGAAACTGAAACTAAACCGCTAAGCAAACAACAAGCAATTAGTTTAGTTGATAAAATTGATTTTGACGAATCCGTAAAAGCAATTTTTTGCAAAGAGTTGGAAAATGTTTTGTTTGACAAATATAAATCATTCTCAGAAAATCCTCTGTTGCTTAATATTATGTTGCTTACTTTTAATAACAATGCTGCTATTCCAGATAAATTGAATGATTTTTACGATCAGGCCTTTGCGACCCTTTTCAATATGCATGACGCGACTAAAGATGCATATGTTAGAGACATAAGAACTCAGCTTGGATGTGATGATTTTAAATTAGTTTTTTCTTATATCTGCTTTAAATCATATTTCTATTCGGAATACGAATTTACTGAGATGCGAATGAGAGAATATATTTCTATGGCAAAGGAAAAATATAGCCAATTTAGATTTACTGTGGATGAATTCCTTGATGATCTCGTCTCGTCAGTATGCATGATTATCAAAGATGGACTGCACTATCATTTTGCGCATCGCTCTTTCCAAGAATATTTTGCTGCATGGTACACCTGTAAATTGACAGACAATATACAGTCCAAACTTTTATCAAACTGGCTTAAAGAATCTGACACCGTTATCACAGATTTATATTTTAATATGCTATTTAATATGCAATCCGAAAAAGTAAATAAAATAGTCTTTGCTCCAATTTTGGGACAAATAAAAAAGAAGTATACTGATTTGGGATTTACCATAGTTTTTTTGAAATCACTTTTCCACGGAGTGATTCTTAAAACATATCGGCACGATGGTGGGATGCGAAAATCTCTGTCTCTTGCAATAAAGGATAAACAGAAATGTTATACTTTAAAGTTGACTTGTATTCTCAATGGATATGGCTTTCCACCAGCAAACGCTGAAGCCGAAGAAAAGGTTTTTGATTCGTTTAAGAAAAATGGAATAGTGATGGGGGAAACTGTTCCATTTGATACTGCCTTAAAATATGTCAGTGATAACAATTTATTAGAGGCATTGAAGTGGTTTGACAATCAAATTGCTTTTATTGTATCTATTTTAGAACGCAATAAAGAAAGCGGCATTGGACAAAAGAAAAAAGTTTCCTCTATACTAGATGAATTATAAGTGTCTCAGATAAGAAGGACTTTCCATGCTAAAGTATCGGTTTTCCTCAGTAGCACGTCTGTGAGAGTTCAGATACACCCACCAATTGGGTAAAAATATCTTTTTTGTCGTGAGTTCACAAACATCAAGTATACGAACACCACGTCAAGAATCAGGTTGGCGGTGTATCGTAACGTGTTCGCCCTTATAGTCGAGATAGACGGCTATGAGGGCGAAACGCGTTTACAGACAAAACGCGCCACCTATAAGGACCTCCAGGCATGGGTCAAGGAGCGGTATGGCCTCCATGTCAGCAATCTTGCCATATCCCGGACCAAGGAACTCTGCGGCCTTGCCAAACGCAGACCCTCCTTTTCCCATTTCTCTCTTGCATTCCCGCCGCGAAAGTGCTACAATTAGGCTGACAAAATAAATCATTTTATGAAATGAAACGATAGCACACCATGAAAAAATCCCTTCGCCTGATGGCTATTCTCTTAGAGCCTGTTTAAAATCTTTTGACAAACGAGGAGGAAAAGCAGATAATAAGGGAAAACAGGGAGGAGATGATGGCGAATGCGTCAATATCCAAGCGATATCAGCCGGGAAGAGTATGAAGAGATACGAGAGGATTTAGAAGGAGCAAGGAAAAAGACGCGCCCCAGAGAGTACGATTTGTACGACGTATTTTGTGCGGTGCTATATGTGGTGCAGGGTGGAATACAATGGCGAATGCTGCCCAGCGATTATCCCAAATGGCAAAGCGTTTACTACTATTTCCGGGTATGGTCCGAAAAAGATGAAACGGGCGTCAGTATTCTGGATAAGGTGCTGCACAAACTGGTCAAGCAGATACGGAATGAAGACCTGAGACGGGATAAGACCACCTTTGGAATCGTTGATGCGCAAAGTGTGCAGAATGCTGACACAGCGGAAGAAAAAGGTTATGACGCAGGAAAAAAGTATCCGGAATCAAACGCCACGTTGTCGTAGATACGATGGGGCTGCCTCATGCCATAGCTGTAACGACCGCTGATGTTACGGACCGGGATGGGGCCATTCAGATGATCCTTGTTAACCTGGACAGTCTTTCCTGTGTAAAGAAATTTCTAGTGGATGGAGGAT encodes the following:
- a CDS encoding IS5 family transposase (programmed frameshift); the encoded protein is MRQYPSDISREEYEEIREDLEGARKKTRPREYDLYDVFCAVLYVVQGGIQWRMLPSDYPKWQSVYYYFRVWSEKDETGVSILDKVLHKLVKQIRNEDLRRDKTTFGIVDAQSVQNADTAEEKGYDAGKKLSGIKRHVVVDTMGLPHAIAVTTADVTDRDGAIQMILVNLDSLSCVKKFLVDGGYTGERFANQVKEICNAQVEVVKRNELHRFVVLPRRWVVERLFGWLDKFRRLWKNCERKLVISAQILTFALIAILIRRY
- the rplA gene encoding 50S ribosomal protein L1, with product MKHGKKYRESAKLIDRQKLYDTAEALDLCVKTGTTKFDETVELHVKLGVDGRHADQQVRGAVVLPNGTGKNVRVLAICKGDNIEAAQAAGADYVGAEEMVQKIQSEGWMDFDVVVTSPDMMGLVGRLGRVLGPRGLMPNPKAGTVTPDIAKAVQDAKAGKIEYRLDKTNIIHCPIGKVSFGAEKLTENFDALMDAIVKAKPAAAKGQYVRSCTVAATMGPGVKINPAKFV
- the rplK gene encoding 50S ribosomal protein L11, whose protein sequence is MAQKVTGFIKLQIPAGKATPAPPVGPALGQHGVNIMAFTKEFNERTKNDVGMIIPVVITVYADRSFTFITKTPPAAVLIKKAAGIETASGEPNKKKVAKITKEQVQKIAETKMPDLNAGSLEAAMSMIAGTARSMGVEVED
- the rpmG gene encoding 50S ribosomal protein L33, producing the protein MRVKIVLACTECKQRNYLTKKNKKNDPDRLEMNKYCRFCRKHTLHRETK
- a CDS encoding NACHT domain-containing protein, with product MDINNTEIVTKVATGLIEDAIKCSWEKVKKWFKDIDAKDSVRYGDAYEQYLDNTYRKYSKIKTIIYRRSPRNLYDFYECIGVRYEGKTIDTSTINNLLEIGKKIIITGTGGTGKSILFKHLYLDTIMSTGYIPVMIELRSFNSFEIKSGAIEETIYNTLVENGFPLEREYYEYSMREGGYVILLDGFDELNRDKSTRLSSEIKSLSDKYRENCYLISSRPSEQFIGWNDFLETETKPLSKQQAISLVDKIDFDESVKAIFCKELENVLFDKYKSFSENPLLLNIMLLTFNNNAAIPDKLNDFYDQAFATLFNMHDATKDAYVRDIRTQLGCDDFKLVFSYICFKSYFYSEYEFTEMRMREYISMAKEKYSQFRFTVDEFLDDLVSSVCMIIKDGLHYHFAHRSFQEYFAAWYTCKLTDNIQSKLLSNWLKESDTVITDLYFNMLFNMQSEKVNKIVFAPILGQIKKKYTDLGFTIVFLKSLFHGVILKTYRHDGGMRKSLSLAIKDKQKCYTLKLTCILNGYGFPPANAEAEEKVFDSFKKNGIVMGETVPFDTALKYVSDNNLLEALKWFDNQIAFIVSILERNKESGIGQKKKVSSILDEL
- the secE gene encoding preprotein translocase subunit SecE, with protein sequence MADNEKGKKPEAKQNPKSIAAFGRKVTKFVKDCRGEIKKIVWPSPKATFKNTGVVLVTIIVLGLFVFLLDTAFMNLLGLVMNVAA
- a CDS encoding recombinase family protein, whose product is MESKIFGKVCYGFRRDKNKRIEIVEHEAEIVREIFCLCLSGNSLEKIQEHLRKQGIPSPSGRAMWSRDVLNKLLNNYKYTFGIIDHAIYFAVEEIKSSRCRNPNQDSGSN
- the nusG gene encoding transcription termination/antitermination protein NusG; this encodes MADEARWYVVHTYSGYENKVASNLKTTVENRQMEDLIQEIRVPTEMVTEITDDGRRKEVERKIFPGYVIVKMVMTDESWYAVRNIRGCTGFVGPSSKPVPLTDQEVANLGIEKHEIEVSYKVGDAVSIVGGPLEGFIGVVEELELDKNRVRVMVSMFGRDTPVELELDQAELV
- a CDS encoding DUF7674 family protein, with amino-acid sequence MDFNPFQLIQTALGAELANQGFKEPEPLEDPEGQAAIFAAEQVAYSLLYDRKKKSFLLRSTNLGEDGKPGDWRTLSTWLFDADSGDRSDAESIINDFLEIIRGPKRVEMVQQQRKRAKGEDRNVDPMFFVNRLVSLFPDLKGPLNEEKIVYGRVRYITFIKQHALPEMESLIRDYPDSEPAKKLVELLEDMYKSGDLDLRSIVTYVVIDGLSKESFDKLFTLMGEELKKVAKPARRLIGRNIKPEKKKKPGKKVEARLGK